A stretch of DNA from Nitrospirota bacterium:
AATTTCACTATGGTGTTTTGAACTCTTCCTGGAATAGTTGATCGCTGTATTCACTGTGATCCTGTATATCCATGTCTTAAGGGATGACTCAAAGCGAAACAATTTAAGCTGACGATAGATGTTCAGAAAAACATCCTGAGCAACCTCCTCGGCATCATCCCGGTTGTTGACGACCCTGCAGGCCACGTTGGAAACAAAATCAACATACTCCCTATAGATCATTTCGAAGGCGTCAATGTCACCCTCTGATGCCCTGATAATGATGTTTCCGGTGATGTCATGCATGTTCAGATTGTTTCCATGTTTATTTAGACAAGCGAAAGTTAAAAAAGTTCCCTGCTGCTACTATAAGATAATATCCTGACTCCCTTTACCAAACAGCTCGCCCATGAGTTTCTCCATCCTTGGTATAAGGTTTAATGATGTCATTGCACATAATACACCGGGAGAATGGTTTATAAGGGTACGGTGAGTTCTGAGTCCCTGACACGAACTACATCCGCCCGGGTTTGATTGAGACGTCGTTCGTATTATTAATCACGTGCCGAGACGTTGTCAATCGTGTCCGCTTCACGGGCGGCGATTAGTTAGAGACCCGTCCACTGGAAGCTGAGGTTAGGCCGATTACTAAGGAATAGGGTTTACTTATCGCGCAAAGTCATAGGTAATCTCAGTGGCGCGCCCACG
This window harbors:
- a CDS encoding sigma-70 family RNA polymerase sigma factor, producing MHDITGNIIIRASEGDIDAFEMIYREYVDFVSNVACRVVNNRDDAEEVAQDVFLNIYRQLKLFRFESSLKTWIYRITVNTAINYSRKSSKHHSEIAGFIEVSDLVNANERAPDIVGVDFNEKVITSLLNAITPDQRACIVLRSIEGLSYQEIAETLQIPVNTVRSRIKRARETMLALRKEVMQDDM